ATCGCGTCCTTGGCAACCGGCGCGGCGTGCAGGCGAATGGACTGGTCGAGCGTATCGGCGAAGGTAATCTGCATGGGTTCTCCGGATGATATGGTGCGGGCCGCAGCGCGTCGGCACGGCGCGTATTTGCTGCGTTGCAGTTAGGCGCGGGCGGTGCGATAGGCAAGCCATGCTCCCTGCGCCGCAGTCCGTATTGCCTACCCCGGCCAGCCGCTTCCTGTCGCTGCGCGATCGCGCGGTGGTCAGCGCATGGGCGATGGCCGCAGCCTCCCTTGCCCTGCCCACGCTGGCAGCTGCGCAGGATGGCGGCGAAGCGCCGGGCATAGAGACCGCGCAGGAACAGGTGCAGGACGATCCCCTGTCTCCTGAAGCGGCCGAAATCGCCGGGCAGGACAGCGCACAAGATGCGCCCGTGCAGGACCCTCCCCCGCCGGAATTCAACGCCGCGGGCGAACGGCTGATCGCCTTTGAGGCGAACGAGCTTGCCTATGATGACAACTCCGACACCGTGTCGGCCACCGGTGACGTTCTGCTGCAGAGCGGCGACCAGTCGGTGCGTGCGGATGCGGTGACCTGGGAGCGTGCCAGCGGCGTGATCGTCGCCACCGGGAATGTCCGCTTCGTGGACCAGGACGGCAACCAGATCTTCACCGAGCGGCTGGAGCTGACCGACGAACTGCGCGCCGGGGCGATGGAAAACCTGCTGCTGGCCTTCCGCGAAGGCGGCCGGCTGGCGGCGGTCGAGGCGCGCCGGCTGGACGATGGCGCGATAGAACTGGACCGCGCGGTCTATTCCGGCTGCGCAGTGGAGGATTCCGAGGGCTGCCCCAAGCGCCCCAGTTGGCGGATCACGGCTGAGCGGGTGACTTACGACCCGGAAACCAAGCGCATCACCTTCTCGGGCGCATGGTTCGAGCTTTTCGGCCGGCGCATCCTGCCGCTCGCCGGGCTTAGCCTGCGCGCAGACGGGCAGGCGGAATCCGGCTTCCTGATCCCGGACATCGGATACAGCGCGTCCAACGGCTTCGAACTGTCGGGATCCTATTACAAGCGGCTGGCCGAAAACCGCGACCTGCTGCTGTCAGCCTATGTCTTCACCCAGGCCGCGCCCATGGTGAGCGCGCAATACCGCGAGCTGACGGAGCGCGGGGCCTATCAGGTCACAGCCTATGCCACTTACGGCTCGCGCATCCCGCTCGGTTCCGCCACCGCGCAGGAAGAGAGCAATTTTCGCGGCTACATCTTCGCCAATGGCAAATGGCAGCTGGACCCTCAATGGAGCGTGACCGCCTCCGTCCGCCTGGCCAGTGACCGCACCTTCCTGCGCCGTTACGACATCAGCCGCGACGACCGCCTGCGCTCGCATGTCGCGGTGGAGCGGATCGACGACAGCAGCTACTTCGTGATGGAAGGCTGGGCCACGCAGCTGCTGCTGGTTCCCAGCGCGCAGGGGCAGGTGCCGCTGGCGCTGCCGGTGATCGATTACCGCCGCCGCATGCCCGGGCCGCTTCCGGGTTCACGGCTGGAACTGCAGGCCAATACGCTGGGCATCTGGCGGGCCGACGGGCAGGATACGCAGCGCGCCTTCGCCCGCGCAAAGTTCGACATCAGCCGCATCACGCCGCTTGGACAGGAAGTCACCTTCACCGCGCTGGCCCGCGGCGATGTCTATCATACGGACGATGTCTTCAGCACGCAGACGGCGGCCTATCGCGGGGAGCCGGGCTGGCAAACACGCGCCGTGGCCATCGCAGCCGTGGATGTGCGCTGGCCCTTTTTGGGCGAGGCATTTGGCGGCACGCAGGTCATCACCCCGCGCGTGCAGCTGGTCGCCAGCCCGCCGATCCGCAACCTTGCCATCCCCAACGAAGATGCGCGCGCCATCGACCTGGAGGATTCCAACCTCTTCGCGCTGAACCGCTTCCCCGGATATGACCGGGTGGAGGACGGCGTACGCCTCACTTACGGCTTCGACTGGCAGATCAACCTGCCCGGCCTGCGGATCGAGACCACGCTTGGCCAGTCATACCGCCTGACAGAGGAACCGACGTTGTTCCCGGACGGCACCGGCCTGACCGACCAGTTCAGCGACTTCGTGGGCCGCACGAACGTGCGTTACCGCGATTTCCTGTCCGTCACCCACTCCTTCCGCCTGGACAAGGATTCGCTGCAGGTCCGCCGCAACGAATTCAATGCCACCATCGGCAGCGACAGCACTTATCTGACGGTTGGCTATCTGCGGCTTAACCGCAATATCGATCGCAGTTTCGAGGACCTTCAGGACCGCGAGGAAGTGCGCTTCGGCGGGCGTGTTGCCTTTGCCAATTACTGGTCGGTCTTCGGGTCGGCCGTCATCAACCTGACCGACCGGGATGAGGATCCCAGCTTTACGGCCGACGGCTTCGAGCCGCTGCGTACGCGGCTTGGCATCGGATATGCGGACGATTGCCTCGAATTCGGCATCAGCTGGCGGCGCGATTACATCTCCGTCGCCGATGCGGAGGAAGGCAATTCCTTCCGCGTGTATTTCAGCATCAGCAACCTCGGCTTCCGCTAGGGCGCAGCGCCAGCGGAAATTGCGGGGCGGGCAATTGGCAGCGGGCGCGATTGGCGCTATCAGCGCGGGGCAACATGTCTTGCTAAGCCTGTGTTCAGCAGGATGGCGGCATCCGGGATCCATATCGGGGCACGCGATTACAATGCGGCCCGGCAGAAACAGGTGAGAAAATTGTCTAATTCCCTTCGCTTCCTGCGTCGCGCTGGCTTGCTTGCCGCGCTCGGCCTCGGGGCCATGTCCGGCAGCCTGCACGCGCAGACCGCGCCGGGCGCCATGGATGTCATCGCCATCCCTGCCGACATCGAGATCCTGGGCCCGGCCCAGACCGCACAGCGCAGCGCCACCGTGAAGGTGAACGGCGACATCATCACCGGCACGGACGTGGACCACCGCGTGGCTTTGATCCTCGCCGCAAACGACGGCACGCCGATCGCGGACGAGGAAATGCGCGCGCTGCGGATGCAGGTGCTGCGCAACCTCATCGACGAGACGATCCAGATCAAGGAAGCCGAAGCGCAGGAAATGGCCGTCACCGAAGCGGACGTGGACAACACGTACAACCGCCTCGCCACGCAGCGTTTCGGCCGCTCGCCGGAAGAGCTGGACGCCTATCTTTACTCGGTCGGTTCCAGCCCCGCTTCGCTCAAGCGCCAGATCCAGGGCGAACTCGCCTGGTCGCGCCTTCTGCAGCGCAATGTGGAACCCTATGTCACTGTCTCGCAGGACGAGGTGGACGAGCTTTACACTCGCATGGAAGAATCGCGCGGCACGGTGGAATACCGGGTTGGCGAGATTTACCTGTCGGCTACGCCCGAAACGCGCAACGCCGTGTTCCAGAATGGCCAGCGCATCGTGGACCAGATGCGCCAGGGCGGCAGCTTCGTCGCTTATGCGCGCCAGTTCTCGGAAGCCTCCACCGCAGCCGTTGGCGGCGACCTGGGCTGGATCCGCATCGAACAGCTGCAGAACCCGACGCTGGAGACCGTGGCCCGCGACATGCAGCCCGGCCAGCTCGTCGGCCCGATCGAAATTCCGGGCGGCTTCTCCATCCTTTACATGATCGACCGCCGCCAGGTCGGCATGGCTGATCCGCGCGATGCGCAGCTCAGCCTGCTGCAGATCTCGCTCGATTTCCCGGCTGGCATGCCGGAAGATCAGCGCGCCGCCCGCGCGCAGCAGTTCGGCCAGCAGGTGCAGGCCATCCCCGGATGCGGCGCGGCCCAGGAACAGGCCACGCAGCTGGGCGCCACGGTTGTCGGCAACGATGCCATTACCGCCCGCGCCCTGCCCGAAGCGCTGCAGGGCGCCGTCCTGCAGATGCAGGTTGGCCAGGTCACCCCGGTGTTCGGCTCGCTGGATGAAGGCGTGCGCGTCCTCATGCTGTGCGGCCGGACCGATCCGGAACAGCAGGGCGGGCCTACGCGCGACCAGCTGATGGGCCAGCTCATGGATGACCGTATCGGCAAGCGCGCGCAACGTTACATGCGCGACCTGCGCCGCGACGCCGTGATCGAATACAACTGACGCAGCGCGTGCTGCCCATTGCCCTGTCGATCGGCGATCCGGCCGGAATCGGCCCGGAACTGGTCGCAGAGGCATGGGCGCGGCGTGACAGCGAAGGCCTGCCGCCTTTCGTCGCGATAGGCGGCGCCGGCCTGCTGGCTACGGCGGCGCGCGCGCGCGGCCTCGACATTGCGGTCCAGCCCGTTGGCTCGGTTGCCGAAGCCGCGGACGTCTTCACGCGCGCTCTGCCCGTCCTTGGCGAAGAGGACACCAGTTACACACCTGCCGAGCCAACGCAGGACGGCGCCCGCTTCGCCCTCGCCTCGCTGGAGCGAGCCGTTGCGCTTGCCGCATCGGGCGATGCCGGGGCGGTCACCACTGGCCCTGTCGCCAAGTCGCGGCTGGCAGAGGTGGGCTTCGACTATCCCGGCCAGACGGAATTCTGCGCGGCAGCTGGCGGCGTGGCAGCCGAAGATGCCGTGATGATGCTCGCCGGGCCGAGTCTTCGCGCCGTGCCATTGACGGTTCACTGCGCGCTGGCCGATGTGCCGCGCCTCGTCACAGCAGAGCTGATCCGCAAGCGGGCCCATGTGGTCCACGCGGCGCTTGGGCGCGATTTCGGCATTGCCCGCCCGCGCATCGCCATCGCCGCACTCAACCCGCATGCGGGGGAGGATGGGCGCATGGGCACGGAAGAGCGCGACACAATCATCCCGGTCATTGAACGCCTCCGCCGCGAAGGGCTGGATGTCACCGGCCCGCACCCGGCGGACGCCATGTTCGCGCCGCACCAGCGCGGCAGCTACGACGCGGCCATCGCAATGTATCACGATCAGGCGCTGGTCCCCCTGAAGGCGCTCGACTTCGACAGCGGGGTCAATGTCACGCTGGGCCTGCCCTTCATCCGCACCAGTGCGGACCACGGCACGGCCTTCCCGATTGCCGGGACCGGCACGGCACGCCCCGGCGCGACCATCGCCGCAATCCGCATGGCTGGCGAGATGGCGGCGCGGCGCTTCCATGGCTGATCCCGCGCCGGACCTGCCGCCTTTGCGCGAAGTCATCGCCCGCCACGGCCTGTCCGCCAGCAAGGCGCTGGGGCAGAACTTCCTGTTCGACGAACAATTGCTGGACCGCATCGCCGCCATTCCGGGCGATCTGCAGGACCGCGCTGTGCTGGAGATCGGGCCCGGCCCCGGCGGCCTGACCCGCGCCCTTCTGCGCGCCGGTGCGCGCGTTACCGCCATCGAGATGGACAGCCGCTGCCTGCCCGCGCTCGCCGAACTGGGCGAGGCCTATCCCGGCCAATTGCGCGTCATGCAGGGCGATGCGCTGAAAATGAACCATGCGGAGCTGATGGGCGAGCCCTTCGCCGTCCTCTCCAACCTCCCCTACAATGTCGGTACGGCGCTGTTCGTGCGCTGGCTGGGCGGAGAGGCATGGCCGCCTGAATGGACCAGCCTGACGCTGATGTTCCAGCAGGAGGTGGCGCAGCGTATCGTGGCCTCTCCGGGCAGCTCCGCATACGGCCGCCTGGCCGTGCTGGCCCAGTGGCGCGGTGCGGCCAAGCTGGCGATGAAGGTGCATCGCAGCGCCTTTACCCCGCCGCCCAAGGTGATGAGCGCCATCGTCCACGTCACGCCAGCCGATATGCCTGGCGGCGTGTCAGCGCGCGTTCTGGAGCGGGTGACGGAGGCCGCCTTCGGCCAGCGCCGCAAGATGCTGCGCCAGTCTTTGAAGGGTATGCCCGGCGCGGTGGACGCGCTGGATACTCTCGGCATCGATCCGCAGCGACGAGCCGAAACGCTGTCGGTGGACGAGTTTGTCTCGCTAGCCCGCGCGCTCTCTTGTTGAGGTAAGGCGCGGTCGGCGCTAGGCCGGTTTCCGATGCAACTTTCCCGCGAAGAACAGGCCCTGATCGAAGGGATCGACCAGCAGCGCATGCTGGACCAGACGCTCGCCTGGAGCGCGATCAATTCGGGCACGCGGAACCTCGATGGGGTGGCGCGGCAGGGGCAGGCCTTTGCGGACCTGTTCGCTGGCTTGCCGGGCGAGGTGACCCTATGCGATCCCACCCCCGTCACCGCGATGGGCGCAGACGGGGTCGAAGTGGAATTGCCGCATGGCAAGCACCTCGTCCTGTCCGTACGCCCCGATGCGGAGCGGCGCCTGCTGCTGACCGGTCACATGGACACCGTGTTCCCGGAAGACAGCAGCTTCCAGACGCCCGAGTGGCTTGACGATGAGACGGTCAACGGCCCCGGCGTGACGGACATGAAGGGCGGTGTCGGTGTCATCGCCCATGCGCTGACCGCCTTCGAACGCAGCGAGCACGCCAGCCGCATCGGCTATGACGTAATGATCAATGCGGATGAGGAGACGGGATCCCTCTCCTCCGCCGCGCTGATCGCCAGCCTGGCGGAAGGCAAATATGCTGCGCTGACTTACGAACCCTCCACCCTGCCCGACGGCACGCTGGCCCATGCCCGCGGAGGCAGCGGTAATTATTCGGTCGTCATCACAGGCCGGTCCGCCCATGCAGGGCGCAACCCGGACGAAGGCCGCAACGCCATCGTCGCGGCGGCCGATATAGCGGTGCGGCTTAAGGCCATGGGCCATGCGGACATGTCTGTGAACCCGGCCAAGATCGAAGGCGGCGCTGCCAACAATGTCGTGCCGGACCACGCCGTGCTGCGCTTCAATATCCGCCCGAAGACGACGCAGGCTGCCGAGACATTCGAAAGCAATCTCAAAACTTTGCTGCGCAGCATGGAAGTGCAGCATGAAGTCGCGATCCACCTGCATGGCGGCGTCACGCGCCCGCCCAAGCCGGTGGACGCCCGCGCGCAGAAGCTGTTCGACCTTGTCTGCAGTACCAGCGCCGACATGGGCCGCCCCATCGGCACGCGCCCCACTGGCGGCGTGTGCGATGGCAACAATATCGCTGCCAAGATGGTGCCCGTCGTCGACACGATGGGCGTGCGCGGCGGGGCCATCCATTCGGCCGACGAATACCTCATCGTGGAAAGCCTGAGCGAGCGCGCCGCGCTGTCTGCCGTGGTCCTCCACCGTCTTGCTTCGGGAGAGCATCTTTGAGTTTCCGCCTTCGCGCCGCACGCGCCGACGACCTTGAACACCTCTACGAAATGGCAAAGCTGACCGGCGGCGGGTTCACCAACCTGCCGGCCGATCGCAAGGCCCTGACTGCCAAGCTTGGCCGCGCCGAAAGCGCCTTCGCGCGCCAGGAAGACAGTGTGGAGGACGAACAGTTCGTCCTGGTGCTGGAAAATGCCGAGACTGGCGCCGTGCGCGGCACCTGCCAGCTGATGAGCAAGGTGGGCGAGCAGTGGCCCTTTTATTCCTATCGCCTGAACACGCTGACGCAGCACAGCAAGGAACTGGACCGCACGGTGCGCGCGGAACTGCTCAGCCTGGTGACAGACCTGGAAGGCAGCAGCGAAGTGGGCGGCCTGTTCCTGCATCCCAATGAGCGCGCGGGCGGGCTCGGCCTGCTACTGGCGCGCAGCCGCTACCTCTTCGTGGCCATGCACCGCGCGCGCTTTGCGGACCGGATCCTGGCCGAACTGCGCGGCATCATCGACGAACGCGGCGGTTCGCCCTTCTGGGACGGGGTCGCAGGACGCTTTTTCGGCATGACCTTCCAGGAAGCCGACTATTTCAACGCCATCAATGGCAACCAGTTCATCGCGGACCTGATGCCCAAGCACCCGGTCTATGTGGCGATGCTGGGCAAGAGCGCGCGCGAGGCCATCGGCGTGCCGCACCCCAGCGGCCGCGCGGCCATGCGGATGCTGGAGAACGAGAATTTCGAGGCGGAAGGCTATGTCGACATCTTCGACGGCGGGCCGACCATGACCGCACGCACGGACAATGTGAAAAGCATTGCCGAAGCCCGCGAATGCCGCGTGGCCAGCACATCGCTGGAAGGCGGGGAAAAGGCACTGCTCGCGACGGGCAAGCTCGCCGGCTTCCGCGCCAGTTACGGCAAGCGTGAGCTGCACGAGGATGGCAGCATGGCGCTGGACGCACAGGCCGCAGAGCTACTCGGCGTTGGCGAAGGCGATACGGTGTGGAGCGTGGCGCGTTGACCCTCGCTGAAATCAATTTCGACGGCATCGTCGGCCCCTCGCACAATTATGCCGGGCTCAGCCTCGGCAATCTCGCCGCGACCGCCCATAAGGGCGACACGTCACATCCGCGCGCTGCGGCGCTGCAGGGCGTAGCCAAAATGCGCAGCAACATGGCGCTCGGACTGCCGCAGGGCTTCCTGCTGCCGCTCCCCCGCCCCAATGCTTCACTGCTGGAACGGGTCGGTTATGGAGAAGGCACGGACCGCGCACTGCTCGCCGCAGCATGGTCGGCAAGCAGCATGTGGACTGCCAATGCTGCCACGGTCAGCCCTGCGCCCGATACGGCCGACGGGCGATGCCACCTGACGCCGGCCAATTTGGTCACCATGCTACACCGCGGGCAGGAATGGCAGGACACAAAGGCACAGCTCGCCGTGGCCTTTGCGGACCAAACACATTTCGCGCTGCACGATGCCGTGCCCGCCAGCTTCGGTGACGAGGGCGCCGCCAACCACATGCGCTTCTGCGAGGCGCATGATGCGCCGGGCGTTGAGGTGTTCGTCTATGGCCGCCCGGGTGGCCGCTTCCCCGCGCGACAGCACGAACAGGCCAGCCGCGCGGTGGCCCGGCTGCATGGGCTGGACCCGGACGCCTGCGTCTTCATCGAGCAGAACCCCGCCGCCATCGAGGCCGGCGCCTTCCACAACGATGTGGTCAGCGTCGCCAACCAGCGCGTGCTGTTCGCGCATGAGCAGGCCTTTGCCGACAAGGACGCGGCTTACGATGCGATCCGCGCCGCCTTCCCCGCGCTGGAAGTGGTGGAAGTGCCCGCCGCGGAGGTCAGCCTGGAGGAGGCGATCCGCACATACCTCTTCAACGCGCAGCTGCTCTCGCTCCCTACCGGGGAGATGGCGCTGGTCGTGCCGGAAGAATGCCGCGAAAGCAGCGCAGTGTGGAGCTGGTGCGAAAAGATGCTCGCCAGCAATGGCCCCATCCGACGCGTCATCCCGGTCGATGTGCGCCAGTCCATGGCCAATGGCGGCGGCCCCGCCTGCCTGCGCCTGCGCGTCGCGGCGGACCCGGCCACGGTCGACCCGCGCTTCATGCTGGACGATGCAAAAGCGGACCTGCTGGAACAGGTCATTGCCGAATACTGGCCGGAAGATATCGCGCCCGATCAGGTCGGCGATGCCGCACTTGCGGAGAAGGTCGTAAACGCGCGCGCTGCGCTGCTGGATGCGCTGGATCTCTCCCAACTCGCCTGAGCCGATCCTGACCCGTGTCGGGACAGCTTACAATCGCGCGGCCCGTTAACTACCATTCCCGGCACGAAACCGGCACTGGCACATTGCTTGCGTAGATAGGCGTTAACGAAAGGGTCCTTGCGAATGCTGAAGAAGATCGGCCGGCTGTTCGTCATCAAGACGCGGTTTGAAGCCTTCCTGATCATCTACGCGTTGGCGCTGGGCGCCACGGCCCGCGGCGCGTCCTACCTCCAGGAATACCCCGGCTGGGGCGGAAACCTGCTGTTCCTGGCCTGCACCGGCGCGGTGTTCCTGGCGGGTGCAAAGATCCTGGACTGCCTGAAATACGAACGCGCAGAGCGCGAGGCGCAGGCACTTGCTGACAAATTGTGACGAAGCCGCAGCGAAAACTGTTTCACCAAACCATGCCGGGCAATTACATGCCCGCTGGCCGAGACGGCTGCTTTGTAATGCTGGCTTTTATCGCGGTCGCAATGCTCATCGTCTTTATCGGTGAGCTACTGTCAAGATGGCTGCAAAGTCCCTGGCCGTCTGTAGCGTCGTGGGTCTTATTCGTGCTGGTCATCATCCGCTTTGTCTTGTTTGCCAAGCGTCACAGCTGAAATGAAAAAGTGGGGGATTCTGTTGCTAGGCTCCCCCGAGCCCCCGGAATCCGCTTCTGTTGCCCGGTGGGTCCAACCGCGCTTTGGCTTTGTAAAGTCAGGGCGTTAGCCCATCAAATTACGCAGCGAGAGCGAGTGCTTCGTTATCGTTGGCACTTGTGTGTTGTGAGCGTTTTACGGGGGATCTCATCCCGGGCGAAAATGGTGCTTTTCAACACACGTCGATCCTAGTTCGACCCCATCATCAACGGCGCGAAAATCGCCCTTGGTGGTGGAGCCGCCGGGTACTGCCCCCGGGTCCGCTGTGCCTATTGCACACCACACTTTATCGCCATAGCCCGCAAAAAACGGGCAGGACCTATATAGGCCCCGCCCGCTTAATGTGAAGTGTATTGGTTTTTACGGGCGCTTTTTCAGCTCGTCCCGGATTTCCTTGAGAAGGTCGATCTCGCTCGGGCCAGCTGCTTCCTCTTCCTTCTTCTCCTCTTCGAACTGCGCCGTCACCTTCTTGGCATAACGCACCAGCAGGAAGATGATGAAGGCCAGGATCACGAAGTTGACGATGGCGGTGATGAACGCGCCATACCCAATCATCGCGGCGCCCGCTTCCTTGAGCGCGGCGTAATCCGTCGGATCGCCCGTATAGCCTTCGGGCGTGCTCAGCAGGATGAAATAGTTGGAGAAATCCGCACCGCCGAACAAATATCCGACCAGCGGCATGATCAGGTCATCGGTCAGCGATCCCACGATCGTGGCAAACGCCCCGGCGATGATGACCGCGACGGCCAGTTCCATGACATTGCCCTTGGCAATGAATTCCTTGAATTCCGATAGCATAACCCGTCCCCTCGGTATTGATCTTGGTTAATGCTGCCATGCGACGCTTGTCGGTGCAAGAGCGCGCTTCGCCGGGCTGCACGCTTGCGCAGGCCGGGCTGCGTGCTACATTCACAATACACCTGACCCGGAGGATTTTCATGTTCGAGCGCGTGACCCGTATCGCCATCGTCGCCCTTGCCGCCATCGGCCTGACCGCATGCGGCATCAATTCCGTTCCCACCAAGGAAGAAGCCGCCAAGGCGCAGTGGGGCAATGTGGAAAGCGCGCTGCAGAAGCGGGCCGACCTGATCCCCAACCTGATCCGCACGGTGGAAGCCGCAGCCATTGCGGAACGCGACATCCTGCAGCGCGTGACTGATGCCCGCTCCCGCGCGATGAGCATCAATGTCACGACGGACGATCTTTCCAACCCTGAAACCTTCCAGGCCTTCAACGAAAGCCAGAACGAGCTGACGCAGGCGCTGGGCCAGTTCCGCACCGTGGTGGAGAATTACCCGCAGCTGCAGAGCATCCCGCAGTTCCGCGACCTGATGTCCGCCATGGAAGGCGTCGAAAACCAGATCAGCACGGAGCGCATGCGCTATAACGAGAAGGCGCAGGACTATAACACCGAGATCCGCACCTTCCCCAGCACCATCGCCGCCAATGTGATCTACGGCAGCGACCCGATGCAGTATTTCGAAGCGGCCGAAGGCGCGGACCAGCCGGTGGAAGCCAATTTCGACGCCATCACCGGCGGCGCACAAGGCTCCGCCAGCGCGCCTGCCAGCAACGACAACAGCGCTTCCAACCAGCCCGCCGCCGCCACCAATTGAGGCGCGCTGCATTGCGCTGGTCGGTTCTGCTTGCGATCCCCCTCGCCCTTGCCTGCGGTCAGCCGCAGGCGGAGGGGGCCAGAGGTACGTCCACCGAATACGTGCCGGCGCGTCCGGACGGGCCGGTGCTGGATGCGGCGGACATCCTGCCGCCCGAGGTCGAGGCGCAGCTTGATGATCGGCTCCGCGCTTGGTTCGATGAGACCGACAATGCCCTGGTCGTCGTCAGTGTGACCTCTCTGGAGAACCGAAGCATCGAAAAGTTTGCATTCGACACGTTCAACACGTGGGGGATCGGAGATTCGGAAACCGATCGCGGATTACTCCTACTAATCGCGCCGAATGAGCGGATGGTCAGGATCGAAGTCGGCTGTGGTTTCGAGAAAGTCATCACCAATGACATCGCCGCCGCCATCATCGCGGACGACATCCTGCCCCATATGCGCAAGGGTGACCTTGCGGCGGGTACGCTTGGCGGCGTGAAAGCCCTCACAGCGACGACCGACGCGCGCATTTCGCTGGCGGGGATACCTTCGTCCCCGATCTGCAAGGAGGCCAAAGCGGCATGACTATCGTTTC
This genomic interval from Paraurantiacibacter namhicola contains the following:
- a CDS encoding LemA family protein; translation: MFERVTRIAIVALAAIGLTACGINSVPTKEEAAKAQWGNVESALQKRADLIPNLIRTVEAAAIAERDILQRVTDARSRAMSINVTTDDLSNPETFQAFNESQNELTQALGQFRTVVENYPQLQSIPQFRDLMSAMEGVENQISTERMRYNEKAQDYNTEIRTFPSTIAANVIYGSDPMQYFEAAEGADQPVEANFDAITGGAQGSASAPASNDNSASNQPAAATN
- a CDS encoding TPM domain-containing protein; the encoded protein is MRWSVLLAIPLALACGQPQAEGARGTSTEYVPARPDGPVLDAADILPPEVEAQLDDRLRAWFDETDNALVVVSVTSLENRSIEKFAFDTFNTWGIGDSETDRGLLLLIAPNERMVRIEVGCGFEKVITNDIAAAIIADDILPHMRKGDLAAGTLGGVKALTATTDARISLAGIPSSPICKEAKAA